From the Synechococcus sp. HK01-R genome, one window contains:
- the petB gene encoding cytochrome b6 — protein sequence MANSSPVYDWFQERLEIQDIADDISSKYVPPHVNIFYCLGGITLVCFLIQFATGFAMTFYYKPTVAEAYSSVQYLMTDVSFGWLIRSVHRWSASMMVLMLILHVFRVYLTGGFKRPRELTWVTGVTMAVITVSFGVTGYSLPWDQVGYWAVKIVSGVPAAIPVVGDFMVELLRGGESVGQSTLTRFYSLHTFVMPWLLAVFMLMHFLMIRKQGISGPL from the coding sequence ATGGCGAACTCCTCACCCGTCTACGACTGGTTCCAGGAACGTCTTGAAATCCAAGACATCGCTGATGACATCAGCAGCAAGTACGTCCCACCCCACGTCAACATCTTTTATTGCCTGGGCGGGATCACCCTGGTCTGTTTCCTGATTCAGTTCGCGACTGGGTTCGCGATGACCTTTTATTACAAGCCGACGGTGGCAGAGGCCTACAGCTCGGTTCAGTACCTGATGACCGACGTCAGCTTCGGATGGTTGATCCGCTCGGTCCATCGCTGGAGCGCCTCCATGATGGTGCTGATGCTGATTCTTCACGTGTTCCGCGTTTATCTCACCGGGGGGTTCAAGCGTCCCCGTGAGCTCACCTGGGTGACGGGCGTGACCATGGCCGTGATCACCGTGTCCTTCGGTGTGACTGGCTACTCACTCCCCTGGGATCAGGTTGGTTACTGGGCTGTGAAGATCGTGTCTGGCGTTCCCGCCGCCATTCCTGTGGTCGGCGATTTCATGGTTGAGCTGCTTCGCGGTGGTGAGAGCGTTGGTCAGTCCACCTTGACCCGCTTCTACAGCCTCCACACGTTTGTGATGCCCTGGCTGCTGGCCGTGTTCATGCTCATGCACTTCCTGATGATTCGGAAGCAGGGCATCTCCGGCCCCTTGTGA
- the ctpZ gene encoding carboxyl-terminal processing protease CtpZ, whose protein sequence is MLPTVNDLANQLRRLACGLISLLVIALAIAPQALALNDAQQLVVESWKLVNQSYVDPSRFDAIHWRRLRQKALEGSIESSGQAYDAIDAMLAPIGDPYTRLLRPADYDVMKASNEGSLSGVGLQLGHRSDDGKIVVIAALEGSPAADAGLVSGTLVLAVNGETTESLGLEATAARLRGEAGTQVVLTLLSADDTQSEVTLERRYVDLRPVRTRRLRSDSHTLGYLRITQFSDGVPDQVQEALRELSEKGIEGLVLDLRNNSGGLVSAGLSVADAFLSNQPIVETRNRDGIADPIQAGQGEIYSGPMVTLVNQGTASASEILAGALQDDGRSQLLGSRTFGKGLIQTLTNLSDGSGLAITVAGYVTPSGRDIQGQGLEPDRLLDQPEPLNPGGEGDRWLLDAERFMESLLDRRTASTDPEPDPQP, encoded by the coding sequence ATGTTGCCGACTGTTAACGACCTGGCAAACCAATTGCGGCGACTGGCTTGTGGGCTGATCAGCCTGCTCGTGATCGCCCTCGCCATCGCCCCTCAAGCCCTGGCGCTCAACGATGCGCAGCAGCTCGTGGTGGAGAGCTGGAAGCTGGTGAACCAGAGCTATGTCGACCCGTCGCGCTTCGATGCCATCCACTGGCGAAGGCTGCGCCAGAAAGCCCTAGAGGGATCCATCGAATCCAGTGGCCAGGCCTATGACGCCATCGATGCCATGCTCGCGCCGATCGGCGATCCCTACACCCGACTGTTGCGGCCAGCGGACTACGACGTCATGAAGGCCAGTAACGAAGGCAGCCTCAGCGGAGTAGGGCTGCAACTTGGGCACCGCAGTGATGACGGCAAGATCGTGGTGATCGCGGCCCTCGAGGGCTCACCCGCGGCTGATGCAGGCCTGGTCAGTGGCACGTTGGTGCTGGCCGTGAATGGAGAAACCACAGAAAGCCTTGGGCTCGAAGCCACGGCTGCCCGCCTTCGCGGCGAGGCGGGAACCCAGGTGGTGCTCACCTTGCTGTCAGCGGATGACACCCAGAGCGAAGTAACGCTCGAGCGTCGGTATGTGGATCTCAGGCCAGTGCGTACAAGGCGCCTACGCAGCGACAGTCACACGCTTGGATACCTGCGGATCACCCAATTCAGCGATGGTGTGCCAGACCAAGTGCAGGAAGCACTACGAGAGCTCTCCGAGAAGGGAATTGAGGGCCTGGTGCTCGACCTTCGCAACAACTCCGGAGGGCTGGTCAGTGCTGGTTTGAGCGTGGCAGATGCCTTCCTCAGCAATCAGCCGATCGTGGAAACCCGCAACCGAGATGGAATCGCCGATCCCATTCAGGCTGGTCAGGGGGAGATTTACAGCGGGCCGATGGTCACCCTTGTCAATCAAGGGACGGCCAGCGCGAGTGAAATTCTGGCGGGTGCCCTCCAAGACGACGGGCGCTCCCAGCTGCTCGGAAGCCGAACCTTTGGCAAAGGACTGATCCAGACCCTGACCAATCTCAGTGATGGCAGCGGTCTGGCCATCACTGTGGCGGGCTACGTCACACCAAGCGGCCGGGACATCCAGGGTCAAGGACTGGAGCCAGATCGCCTGCTGGATCAGCCAGAGCCCTTGAATCCTGGAGGCGAAGGAGATCGCTGGCTCCTGGATGCCGAACGGTTTATGGAATCGCTACTGGATCGCAGAACGGCGTCCACGGACCCGGAACCCGACCCGCAGCCATGA
- the petD gene encoding cytochrome b6-f complex subunit IV, which yields MHILKKPDLTDPKLRAKLAKGMGHNYYGEPAWPNDLLYIFPVVILGTFACVVGLAVLDPAMLGDKADPFATPLEILPEWYLYPVFQILRVVPNKLLGIALQTLVPLGLMLVPFIESFNKFQNPFRRPVAMAVFLFGTLTTIYLGIGAALPIDKSLTLGLF from the coding sequence ATGCACATCCTCAAGAAGCCGGATCTCACCGATCCAAAGCTGCGGGCCAAGCTGGCCAAGGGCATGGGCCACAACTATTACGGTGAGCCTGCCTGGCCCAACGATCTCCTCTACATCTTCCCGGTTGTGATTCTGGGAACCTTTGCCTGTGTGGTGGGCCTCGCCGTTCTTGATCCGGCCATGCTCGGCGACAAGGCTGATCCCTTTGCTACCCCTCTCGAAATTCTTCCTGAGTGGTACCTCTACCCCGTGTTCCAGATTCTGCGGGTTGTCCCCAACAAGCTTCTCGGTATCGCTCTGCAGACGCTTGTTCCTCTGGGCCTGATGCTGGTTCCCTTCATTGAGAGCTTCAACAAGTTCCAGAACCCCTTCCGCCGTCCAGTGGCGATGGCCGTTTTCCTCTTCGGAACTCTCACGACCATCTACCTGGGTATTGGTGCTGCACTCCCGATCGACAAGTCTCTGACCCTCGGTCTCTTCTGA
- a CDS encoding glycoside hydrolase 100 family protein, producing MAGRFSQQHQRVRPSSKEDQVVEKAREHFERTLISVGGALAGSVAALEHPSSDGALNYGEIFLRDNVPVMVYLLTQRRFDVVKQFLSVCLDLQSTTYQTRGVFPTSFVEENQELIADYGQRSIGRITSVDASLWWPVICWLYVKHSGDHSFGASQKVQRGIQLLLDLVLHPTFEGTPVLFVPDCAFMIDRPMDVWGAPLEVEVLLYGSLRSCIHLMELCRSQHNSRLLDQRLVLTRQWVHDLRGFLLKHYWVTSKTMQVLRRRPTEQYGENQHQNEFNVQPQVIPDWLQDWLENRGGYLIGNMRTGRPDFRFYSLGNSLACLFGLLTSPQQRALFRLVLHNRDDLMAQMPMRICHPPMDGLEWQNKTGSDPKNWPWSYHNGGHWPSLLWFFGASILLHERRNPHADVLLMGQMKALLEESYWSHLNQLPRQQWAEYFDGPTGTWVGQQSRTYQTWTIVGFLLLHHMLRVNPDDVDILSLDDQP from the coding sequence ATGGCAGGTCGATTCAGCCAGCAGCACCAGCGTGTGCGACCCAGCTCCAAGGAAGACCAAGTCGTCGAGAAGGCAAGGGAGCATTTCGAACGCACTCTGATTTCCGTTGGTGGTGCACTGGCGGGAAGCGTGGCGGCACTGGAGCACCCCAGCTCCGACGGAGCTCTCAACTACGGAGAGATCTTCCTGCGCGACAACGTGCCGGTGATGGTTTACCTGCTAACCCAGCGCCGCTTCGATGTGGTGAAGCAGTTCCTGAGTGTGTGCCTGGATCTTCAGAGCACCACCTACCAGACCCGCGGTGTTTTCCCCACCAGTTTCGTGGAGGAAAACCAGGAGCTGATCGCCGACTACGGACAACGATCGATCGGAAGGATCACATCCGTCGATGCGAGCCTCTGGTGGCCAGTGATCTGCTGGCTCTACGTCAAACACAGCGGCGATCACAGTTTCGGCGCCAGCCAAAAAGTGCAGCGGGGGATCCAGCTGCTGCTTGATCTGGTCCTGCATCCAACCTTCGAGGGCACCCCCGTGCTCTTCGTGCCGGACTGCGCGTTCATGATTGATCGTCCAATGGACGTGTGGGGCGCACCACTCGAAGTGGAAGTGCTGCTCTATGGCTCGCTTCGCAGCTGCATCCACCTCATGGAACTCTGCAGAAGTCAGCACAACAGCAGGCTGCTCGATCAGCGCCTGGTGCTCACGAGGCAATGGGTGCATGACCTGCGCGGCTTCCTCTTGAAGCACTACTGGGTCACCAGCAAGACGATGCAAGTGCTTCGACGACGGCCCACAGAACAGTACGGGGAGAACCAGCACCAGAACGAATTCAACGTTCAGCCCCAGGTCATCCCCGACTGGTTGCAGGACTGGCTGGAAAACCGCGGCGGCTATCTGATTGGCAACATGCGAACCGGCAGACCCGACTTTCGCTTCTACAGCCTGGGAAATTCACTGGCCTGTCTCTTCGGCTTGCTGACCAGCCCCCAGCAGCGGGCACTATTCCGCCTGGTCTTGCACAACCGTGACGATCTGATGGCCCAGATGCCCATGCGCATATGCCATCCGCCGATGGACGGTCTCGAATGGCAGAACAAAACTGGCTCAGACCCCAAAAACTGGCCATGGAGCTACCACAACGGTGGACACTGGCCAAGCCTTCTCTGGTTTTTCGGTGCTTCCATCCTTCTGCATGAGCGGCGAAACCCACACGCCGACGTTCTGCTCATGGGCCAAATGAAGGCTCTTCTTGAAGAGAGCTATTGGAGTCATCTCAACCAACTGCCCCGTCAGCAATGGGCCGAATACTTCGATGGGCCAACAGGGACCTGGGTAGGACAACAGTCCCGCACCTACCAAACCTGGACGATCGTCGGATTCTTACTCCTGCATCACATGCTGAGGGTCAACCCTGACGATGTCGACATCCTGAGTCTGGACGATCAGCCATAA